A segment of the Psilocybe cubensis strain MGC-MH-2018 chromosome 5, whole genome shotgun sequence genome:
TACACCCTCCTACACCCTCCTGCACCCTCCTGCACGCTTCCTGGACTTCCCAGCATTTCTCAGACCTCCTCAACCCTCCTGTACCCTTCCTAGgccgcctctgcctctctaaaccctcctcatcccctcCTGTACCCTCTTGCACCCTCCCTGGACTTCCCAGCCTCTCTATGACCTCCTCAACCCTCCTGGACCCTCCCTGGACCCATCCTAGGCCCCCTCTGCCTCTCTCAAccctcctcatcccctcCTGCGCCCTTCCTAGGCCACCTCTACCTTTCTCAACCTTCCTGCACCCTCCTGCACCCTCCTAGCATCGTCCTCGTCACGATCCAGCTAAGTCGACACGCTTTtcggcgtcgtcgacgcGCGGTCTCGGTGCGTCGGGTtcggtcgtcgtcgttgctTGACTTCGCGTCGTTCGCGTCGATGGGGCGCGGTCTCGCTGCATCGCGTTGGCCGTCGCGTTGTTGTCGTTGGCGTCGACCTGGTCGTCTAGTGGGGCGCGGACTCTCACCTTCCGACGTCGTCGTCCGACCCCGAATTGTTTGACTCCGCGTAGATGGCGTCGATGGCGTCGTGTTGGGTGGCGTCGACCTCGTTGTGCTGGGTGGCGTCGACCTTGTCTTCTGGGATGGCTGCTATGTCATCGCCGTTGTTGCTCAACGTCGTCGTTGGAACAGTCGGACGGACGACTGTTCCAACGACGACATTTTTAGAACTCTGCTGGGCGTCTTAGGGACTTGAACCATCTGAAATACGAATACCTGTAACCTGTATGGTGCAGTGGTAAAGTCATTCGTTTCATTCCCTTTTGTTTGTAAGATCGTGCGTTCGATCCCGCACGAGCGTCGTTTTTTAGGACttgatagaaatataatAACGTTATACATACACTTGTAAAGTACGAAGTGACTAAACTAATCAAATCTCCCACCTCTTGGTGTATGTATGTCTTAACCTTCATTCAGTTAAGCGCCTCCTCACTTGGGGTATGAATTCTTGGCACTATATGTCACTCGTCACAAACTGAATATATTACTGGATTATATAATATAATTATATTGTTTAACATAATATTTTTAACCCATCAAGTTTGATTTTTATTATTCATTTATTTAAATATCAAACGGGACCCGAGTAAGATATGTCTCATTTCGTTTGTCATTTCTTCCTCATTTAAACTGACTGAAATCGTGGATAAAATCTGCGATTTAAACATTGGAAGAAACACGACTAAATTGCAGATTAAATTTCAAATTTAATTACAATGAAATCGATGatcaaatatggaagaaattattgatttttttgacatttATTCAACGATTAATAGACAGAATAAATAGGCCAATGCCCGTAGTGATAGATACCAGATATATAGCAGTACTATGAGCCGAAAAACGATTAAAATAATCGTGCATGGAGGAAGCTCTCAGAGTCCTCAATATACATAAAACGAAGTGAATAAAGATATGCCGCTATGATTTGCGCGAAATAGCTTCTCTCAAATCAGGAGAGCTGCCACGGGAGAGCAGAAGTGGTCGTTGCCCCCTCACTTGAGATGTGGCCTGGACTGAGATGCTGCGCTCGATTGTCGCCGACGCCGAGGGTTGATCATATCCCTGTGCACTAAGGAATGCGCCATTCCCAACTGCGCTGAGCATAGGTTGGCCATACCCTTGCGGTGGGGTCACTGTCGACCATTCTGAAAACCCGCCATCCGAGAAAACTGAAGGCGAAGTAAGGGCGGCAGAATTCCTCTGGCCAAAGGTCTGTGTTGATTGCTGACGGGAAAGCCATCTGGTATCATGGGAGTATACGCTTGTCGGAGATTCAGGGGAAGAAGGGATGAGAGGTATGGCTTTGCTCGCATTGTAAGCCGGTACAGGTTTTCGAGGAGGCGCAGGCAGGCCACGGGACGTGAAAGAATCATTGCGAACATGTGTAGCAACATCCCGGCTGGACGACCGGGAGGGAGAAACAACGATGGGAGGGGGCGTGGCAATGTCAGAATCCCGCCCGAAACTTGGAGAGATGTTCCGACCGATGGTCGCTGCCTGAGCTGATCCGCGGTAATCTTCATGGTTCAGATACAAAGGTAATAAAGGTCTCGCCGATCCTGAACTAAGAGTAGACGGGGCAGTGGAATTTTCACTTTGCGTGCGGTAATGATGAATCTTCTCTTCTAGCGCAGCACGTTCAAAAGGAGAAGGGGAAACACCGTACTTCTCAAGAttcgatgacgatgaaagAGACTGTGACTTTCGGGAAGAAGCTGCAGATCGTGCTTCGAAGGCTGGGCCCAGAACTCGGAAAGTATTGTAAAGAAGCAGAACATCCACAAAGCCTAGACAAACTATCAGCTCATCTGGGTAATTTTATAACGGAGGATGAAATCGCTCACTCAAAGTAAACCAGCAGATAGATGCAAAGACTACAGCTTCATATGGTACGACAAACCCAGAGAGCATAAAAAGGCGAGTGACAGCGTATGGAATCAGGAAGGCGACGTAGGCTGTAAATAGGAGTCAGATATACACGCATACACACAACAAACATGGACTCATCAATACAGACCAACTGGGTACCTTGAAAGGAGAGATTGATAAATGTCAACACCAAAATAATTGGATGATCATTTATTTCTTGACGTACCATAGCATGCTTCTGGCAATACGTGCGACAAAACGATGATAATTTTCGCCTAACCCCTCCTTATTATTCCAGCGTTTGTTCGGGTTTAAGGTAATCTTTATGCCACTATTGAACTTCAGAGTACCACGAAGGACGAGGAAAATGAGCGAGTATAGAATGGCACCCAAGATCGAAGCGAGGAGAATCTAATTTGCAAAAGCATCAGATATGTAATGTCAAAGGTCATTTTCATACGTCAAGAGTCAGCGTACCGGCAAGATGTGAAAAATAAACAAGGCTTTTGGGAATATTGCTCGCACACCACACATTAAGCCAGCAGCACCATAAACATACCCTTCTTCAGGATGAACGAAGAAGGGTCCGACCGCTGAAAAGATTGTGAGACATTATGAACATCTCGTCACACAGCACGAATGTGGGGTAAAAGACGTACCAACGAGCAGTGAGAAAACCCAACCCACCGTAATGGCTGTACGGCAAACAAGGACAGACTGGCGCATCTTCAATACCAAGCAATTGAAAGTATGAACTGCTATAGCAATAGTGAAATAACCAGTCGAGAAGTTGCCAATTTGCATCAAAGTAGCTAATAAATTGGGGTCAATTAGAGAACAGGCGAATTCAGTAAGAACGCGATAATACGTACCTTGCATTCTGCACATCCAGCCTTGAGATGGGCATTAGGTTATTGAAGCATTGTCCAACGATGGCTTGGGCGCACCTTCTGTGATTCCCTGTTCCATAACCCAACTTAGCCCAATAACTCCAGCAATGGCGTCAAACACCATCCCTATGATCAAACAAGCAGCATATTGACCAAGCTGGGTGTTGAAAAAGACACATTCGTGACACTCAATTGGTGAATTTTGACGTCGGATGGCCAACCAGAATACCCTGAGAATAACGGAAACGAGAGCAATAGTCGAAAGTACTGCAAAAACATTGACAGCCTGGAAGAAGGATATATCATCAGGGTCCATATGCTGCAGAACAGGGATTGGACACGTACAATCGCGCCCCCAATTTGACTCGAAGGAATAGGCGTAAATGTACTATTAGACATATCTTCGGAGAAACGAAAATGAAAGATCGTAAAGAGTTGTAGTGTTCAAAGACACTATCGAAAGTGGAGTTAAAAGAACGAAGATATAATGGTGACCTGCGCCAACGTCGTAATCCGGTAATGTCTCTCCTGAGGACACGTTAATGGAACCAGTCCGAAGGAACGAACGAAAGGGAACTGGGAGGCGGGAAATGGAAACCTCGACGAACGTCAAGAGAAAGCCTAACCAAGCTTTGACGCCAGGCCTGAAACGAATGTGTACATGTGTTTACATACAGCGATTTATTTATTCCCAATTTGATGACATAGTACGACCATGAATGAGCAGGATGTCATGGAGGTAAACCTCACAACCATCAACGATACGCACCGCACTGCACAGGAAAACCATAACCCGGGTACTATAATTGTACCTGGACGAGTGATGGCAAAAAACACTTGCTTTTTTCGCGTGCTCACTGCGGAATTGTTGTCACTTGCGAAAGAACTTTTCGATGCCGGAGGGGCCAGCTGCTGTCTTTCGCTTTTTGTTAGAACTGGATGGTTTCTTCTCGGTTTTCTTCTCGGTTACTGTGATGACTGAACGAGGTGTGCTTTCGTCCGCCAAGTCTTGGGCGAAGTGAAAATCATCGTGTTCCATTTTTAGTCGTGACATTTGTTCATCAATTGAACTCGACTGATTTGCACCGGTAACTTGGAATGCCTTTCCACACCTGACACAAGTGTACGATGCAGAAGGCACATGGGGTGATTCGTCGTTAAGGTTGTCGACATCGCTGGCCGATAGCCTAGCCGGCTGAGGCaattcctcctcatcttggACGTCAGTGATGGCGGCTGAATCGCGCGGCCGCTTCTTTGTACTTGAAATTGGCTTTAAAAATCCTTCGATGCTTCGTTGGCCACCCTCTGCCACGTCAATCCCAGTGAATGCCAATTGGACGCTGGATACCTTCAAATTCGAGCTATTCCCGACCAATTCTTTCCACAGTTTATCTCCAGCAGCTGCGATAACGTCTACTGTCACTTCCCGATGAAATGGGAAAGGTGACTGTTTTGATCTCCCTGCCTCGTAACCTGAGTTTCCCGAAGCCTCAGTTACATGGTTCAACAAAATGTTTATAATTAAATACCCAACCTTTCCGAGCATGCAGGACCAACGTTTTCGGCCATAGATTGGGAGATATTTTGCGTGCATCGTTCAACCTTAGCGCCAGCTCGGCGGCAAGGACACGGATCCAATGCTGTCCTTCTGATGCTTTCGTGATTGGCTTGGGTAAATTCTTCGAAGCCAGCATGCTCTTGTTCAAAGTAGACCCTTTGTCTTTGACTACAGCGCTTCTCGTCAATTGAATAGATCAACGTGAAATCCAAGCTTAAATATACCTTCGGTTCTGTCAATACCTCTGcgaaaaagaaacttttATTAGTGATGTTCCCCATCAGCATGACGACCCTCTTCTCACCTCAGCACCTCGTAAATCCAAAGAGAGCTTTCTCCAAATTTATCCTGCATCTCATCTGGGTGTTGTTATCAGCTCCATAAAGTACAAGGTTCGTGTGATATGTGCAAGGGCATACCAAGGCTGATTGTTCTATGTAGTAAAACTCGTTTAGATTTGACAAGAGAGGCTTAAAGATGCTTCACCCACAACAAATCACCAACTGTGGAAACATCGTATTCCTTAGCCAAAGCATCGCCGAGCTTTCCGCCTAAGAATCTAATCTAGAGTATGAAGAATAAGCATGTTGCTTGGAACGACTTCTCAGATAGTACCTTCTGAAACTGCATTGGCCTAAGATATTTGGGTATGGCACTGTTTCTGAGGATACTCTGTTTAGATTATAATGATGAGCTTCAAAACAGGATCTCAATTCTATGACGACAAACCTGGTTGTTAAGTTTCTTGTAAGAGGCCGTGAGCTATAATGAAATCGTCATCAACCTCTATCCGATAGTAAAGCAACTAACCCACCTTGGCAAGAAACTTGTTCCTCGCGATCCCCTTTAGCACTATTAGACACTTTTGAATATtaaattgaaaataaaataacTAACCGCAGAAGTAGAGTAACC
Coding sequences within it:
- a CDS encoding N-acetyltransferase eso1, whose protein sequence is MMTSNSPTKSKLVWKGKGKATEPPQDYDDLNPVITYRHLLSNNLGVRDPLRVIALCDSDAFYAACEMNRLGVDPETPLVVLQWDSLIAVNYPARKYGISRMDKKKEALKRCPHLKVVHVATYKEGEPEPGYWDDVDTNTHKVSLDYYRRESLKIAAMFKEQLPGCELEKASIDEAFIDFTKPVREIMLQRYPHLAQVPPEGADTPLPPPPPIMWEGLGNLIPVNPSPTVDQKPGDGQPVAHESAESAQNGIEPEQKQVEVTENKEHQSTDPRGKDVEEPPHTWHDVALSIAAELMGKAREEVRVKLGYSTSAGIARNKFLAKLTASYKKLNNQSILRNSAIPKYLRPMQFQKIRFLGGKLGDALAKEYDVSTVGDLLTISLDEMQDKFGESSLWIYEVLRGIDRTEVKDKGSTLNKSMLASKNLPKPITKASEGQHWIRVLAAELALRLNDARKISPNLWPKTLVLHARKGYEAGRSKQSPFPFHREVTVDVIAAAGDKLWKELVGNSSNLKVSSVQLAFTGIDVAEGGQRSIEGFLKPISSTKKRPRDSAAITDVQDEEELPQPARLSASDVDNLNDESPHVPSASYTCVRCGKAFQVTGANQSSSIDEQMSRLKMEHDDFHFAQDLADESTPRSVITVTEKKTEKKPSSSNKKRKTAAGPSGIEKFFRK